ATCTAAAAGAACGCCTCACGATGTTTATGGAGGTTCTTGATCATATTGAACCGGAAAATACGGAATTGGAAGATATAGACCGTTTGATCGGCATGTTAGATGATTTGGAAGGAAAAGTCGAACAATTCAAAACCCGCGAGGAAGATTGATATCTGTTTCGATAATATGATGTTTTCGATATTTTTATTCATGAAGGGATGGCAAGTAACATATGCCATCCCTTTTTCCATGATTTTATTGAACTCTGTTCTTCCACTCCAGTATGTCATTAACTGCCAAAATACTTCGTTTCCGTTTTCGAAGTAATGCAGTGTGGTTAATTTCCCGGAGCCTTTTCGGCCTGAACGGCTTGTTACCTGTTAAGCTTCTTTCGCAGGAGACCACTAACCGCTTCAATCAACCTAAAATCCTTTTGTTTTAAATCAACAATTTTTTTGAAAAGAGCCTTTCATTAATTACTTGTTTTCGAAAGAATATGTTAGATGTATAATAAAACGGGTGTTGCACCATACAGAGAAGCAGGGAAAAGTTTTTAATATAGGGGAAATAAGAGGGGGAAGAGAAATTTGGATATTCAAAAATTCCAAGAAAGTATGTACAGCCTTATCGTTGAAACTTCAACGAACCTTCCAAAGGATG
This genomic stretch from Peribacillus muralis harbors:
- a CDS encoding SE1561 family protein; protein product: MGKSITGKNEQLTYLKERLTMFMEVLDHIEPENTELEDIDRLIGMLDDLEGKVEQFKTREED